One segment of Drosophila ananassae strain 14024-0371.13 chromosome 3R, ASM1763931v2, whole genome shotgun sequence DNA contains the following:
- the LOC116656004 gene encoding uncharacterized protein LOC116656004, protein SVLVTAMTLSLGFWILLLLLISPLFIGVWSACCKCPTTRCSVPQWPCCNKKSRWWHNVLG, encoded by the coding sequence AGTGTTTTAGTCACCGCAATGACTTTGTCGTTGGGATTTTGGATACTATTACTGCTCCTGATAAGCCCATTATTCATCGGCGTTTGGTCAGCATGCTGTAAGTGTCCCACCACCCGCTGCAGCGTACCCCAATGGCCTTGCTGTAATAAGAAGAGCAGGTGGTGGCACAACGTTTTGGGATAA